A window of Gemmatimonadaceae bacterium contains these coding sequences:
- a CDS encoding alpha/beta hydrolase: protein MTPPPASRWQSRWEIEEPGEAPLPTGPGVTGWTGITLAVAALLGAMWIFIPPPSYFFLRLAVAAPELCAWLGVVALLGIIFALRSASRSRLAQLGALIGLIALGLAESIFFRLSATIHELDGQSGVMIREPAAPLRAAPVSALDLFRGISTNDARVDRGLTFVSRNGRALTLDVYRPQKPGRFPVVVQIHGGSWQNGAPEDHSNFAEWLTNAGYVVFSIDYRRAPETRWPGQLADVDTALAWINAHSNEYEADTTRVVLLGRSAGGQLALLAAYAKQRPGVRGVISFYGPIDLPTSYRDPPRPDPLNVQSIMDEYIGGGPGKFPREYADASPMSYATADRGRSLPPTLLIYGGRDNVVEAKYARVFAEKLNESGTPAAYLEIPWAEHGFDEVFDGVSSQLSLYYTERFLAWAMR from the coding sequence GTGACTCCCCCCCCCGCCTCTCGATGGCAGAGCCGTTGGGAGATTGAAGAGCCGGGTGAGGCGCCGCTGCCCACGGGCCCGGGCGTCACCGGCTGGACGGGTATCACGCTCGCGGTCGCCGCGCTGTTGGGCGCCATGTGGATCTTCATTCCGCCGCCCAGCTATTTCTTCCTCCGCCTCGCCGTCGCGGCGCCCGAGCTGTGCGCGTGGCTCGGGGTCGTCGCGCTCCTCGGCATCATCTTCGCGCTCCGTAGCGCGTCGCGCTCCCGTCTCGCGCAGCTTGGCGCGCTGATTGGTTTGATCGCGTTGGGACTCGCCGAAAGCATCTTTTTCAGGCTGAGCGCCACCATTCACGAGCTCGACGGTCAGAGCGGAGTGATGATCCGCGAGCCGGCCGCGCCGCTTCGCGCGGCCCCCGTGAGCGCGCTGGATCTGTTCCGGGGCATCTCGACGAACGATGCGCGGGTCGATCGCGGCCTGACGTTCGTTTCCCGGAACGGCCGAGCGTTGACGTTGGACGTGTATCGCCCGCAGAAGCCGGGACGATTCCCCGTGGTCGTGCAGATTCACGGCGGGTCGTGGCAAAACGGCGCGCCAGAGGACCATTCCAATTTCGCCGAGTGGCTGACGAATGCCGGATATGTGGTGTTCTCGATCGACTATCGGCGCGCGCCCGAGACGCGCTGGCCGGGACAACTGGCGGACGTCGACACCGCACTCGCGTGGATCAACGCGCACTCGAATGAGTACGAGGCCGACACGACGCGGGTCGTGTTGCTCGGGCGGTCGGCCGGCGGCCAGCTAGCGCTGCTCGCGGCATACGCGAAGCAGCGGCCGGGCGTGCGCGGAGTGATCAGCTTCTACGGTCCGATCGATCTGCCCACATCGTATCGGGATCCCCCGCGTCCGGATCCGCTGAACGTCCAGTCGATCATGGACGAATACATCGGTGGTGGGCCCGGCAAATTCCCCAGAGAGTACGCCGACGCGTCGCCGATGTCGTACGCCACCGCCGACCGAGGCCGTTCGCTGCCGCCGACGCTCTTGATCTACGGCGGGCGAGACAACGTCGTCGAAGCGAAGTACGCGCGGGTGTTCGCCGAGAAGCTGAACGAGTCGGGAACGCCGGCGGCGTATCTCGAGATCCCGTGGGCGGAACACGGTTTCGACGAGGTGTTCGACGGGGTGAGCTCTCAATTGAGCCTGTATTACACCGAACGGTTTCTCGCCTGGGCGATGCGGTGA
- a CDS encoding S53 family peptidase: MSDSRFSMRVAAMAACAVTFGLAACSDSVVPTASPSASASRDAGGIPNGGNGNAFAYGHVKVCAAPPVGEASCHSWITIDDKGNPLVTSGPTGFNPADLQAAYNLTTGGTSVTVAIVDAYDDPNAESDLGVYRAKFGLPVCTTQNGCFRKINQNGGSTPPRANASWAEEISLDLDMVSAICPNCHILLVEASSNSFANLAAAVDQAAAQGAIAISNSYGGNEYAGEVSDESHFKHPGVAVTVSSGDNGFGVEFPAASQWVTAVGGTHLTHSGSVWTETVWSGAGSGCSAYITKPSWQHDACAKRTVADVSAVADPNTGVSVYDTYGLRPRGGWLVFGGTSVAAPIIGAVYALAKDLGQTSYGSLSYGAAAGSLFDVVSGSNGSCQGSYLCTAGAGYDGPTGNGSPRGTTAF; the protein is encoded by the coding sequence ATGTCCGATTCCAGATTTTCGATGCGTGTCGCCGCGATGGCTGCTTGCGCGGTGACCTTTGGTTTAGCGGCTTGTTCTGACTCAGTCGTTCCCACCGCGTCTCCATCGGCCAGCGCATCGCGCGACGCCGGCGGCATTCCGAACGGCGGCAACGGAAATGCGTTCGCCTATGGCCACGTGAAGGTGTGCGCCGCTCCGCCGGTGGGCGAAGCGTCGTGTCACTCGTGGATCACGATCGACGACAAAGGCAATCCGCTCGTGACCTCTGGGCCGACGGGCTTCAACCCGGCAGACCTCCAGGCCGCCTACAACCTCACCACGGGCGGAACGTCGGTGACCGTCGCGATCGTCGACGCGTATGACGATCCGAACGCCGAGTCGGACCTGGGCGTGTACCGAGCCAAGTTCGGACTCCCGGTATGTACGACGCAGAACGGCTGCTTTAGAAAGATCAACCAGAACGGCGGGTCGACTCCTCCACGCGCCAACGCCAGCTGGGCGGAGGAGATCTCCCTCGATCTCGACATGGTTAGCGCGATCTGTCCGAACTGCCACATTCTGCTGGTTGAGGCCTCCTCGAACTCGTTCGCGAATCTGGCCGCGGCGGTCGACCAGGCGGCGGCGCAGGGAGCGATCGCCATCTCGAACTCTTACGGTGGCAACGAGTATGCGGGCGAGGTATCGGACGAATCGCACTTCAAGCATCCGGGCGTCGCGGTCACCGTGAGCTCAGGCGACAATGGGTTCGGCGTCGAGTTTCCGGCGGCGTCGCAGTGGGTCACGGCGGTCGGCGGCACCCACCTCACCCATAGCGGAAGTGTCTGGACGGAGACGGTCTGGAGCGGCGCGGGCAGTGGATGCAGCGCCTACATCACCAAGCCCTCATGGCAGCATGACGCATGCGCGAAGCGAACGGTCGCCGACGTTTCAGCGGTCGCGGATCCCAACACCGGGGTTTCGGTCTACGACACGTACGGCCTGAGACCGCGCGGTGGGTGGCTGGTGTTCGGCGGAACGAGTGTTGCCGCCCCAATCATCGGTGCGGTCTACGCACTCGCGAAGGATCTGGGCCAGACCAGCTACGGCTCGCTCTCATACGGCGCCGCCGCCGGCTCACTGTTCGACGTCGTGTCGGGTTCGAACGGGAGCTGCCAGGGATCCTATCTCTGCACGGCCGGCGCGGGATACGACGGGCCCACGGGCAACGGCTCGCCGCGCGGCACAACCGCATTCTAG
- a CDS encoding di-heme oxidoredictase family protein — MRRGPHLAAAGTIALVFSACTLDSPPSAPRSAVVAQGSSRDVSGDDEQLDEPLPGLTPDQLDRFNRGRAVFSRVFTDQTGLGPSFNSNACASCHEEPSTGGFGDDLDEDVEMHVSVESDGACLDLAAFGGAVIQHHTTAMLQTYYPDYLAEAIPSQAGSHAAHRTTPALFGFGLLEAIPASTIIALADPTDANGDGVRGRPSMVSGEVARFGRKATDVTLLGFNAGAFQNEMGITSSIAPAEQRLAGIPFPFDETIDPIPGPEISDDDLALATDFVRFLAPPPQLHGGPDANDGRQLFSSIGCATCHVPSLRTGPSSIAALSNVNVQAFTDLLLHDMGPGLADICRGGAGASEFRTEPLMGLRFRTHFLHDARSPTLEDAIAQHGGEASRSRDRFAGLKTNQKAALIAYLKTL; from the coding sequence ATGCGACGCGGACCCCACCTCGCCGCCGCCGGAACGATTGCTCTCGTGTTCTCGGCGTGCACGCTCGACTCACCGCCATCGGCGCCGCGCAGCGCGGTCGTCGCGCAAGGATCGAGCAGAGACGTCTCGGGCGACGACGAGCAGCTCGACGAACCGCTCCCCGGCCTGACGCCGGATCAACTCGATCGGTTCAATCGCGGACGCGCGGTCTTCAGCCGTGTGTTCACGGACCAGACGGGCCTCGGGCCGTCGTTCAATTCGAACGCGTGCGCGAGTTGCCACGAGGAGCCGTCGACCGGCGGGTTCGGCGACGATCTGGATGAGGACGTAGAGATGCACGTGTCGGTCGAATCGGATGGAGCGTGCCTCGATCTCGCCGCGTTCGGCGGCGCGGTCATCCAGCATCATACGACGGCGATGCTGCAGACCTATTATCCCGACTACCTCGCCGAGGCGATTCCGTCGCAGGCGGGAAGTCACGCCGCGCATCGTACGACGCCGGCATTGTTTGGCTTCGGGCTTCTCGAGGCCATTCCCGCGAGCACGATCATCGCTCTCGCCGACCCGACCGATGCGAATGGCGACGGCGTGCGTGGACGACCGAGCATGGTGAGCGGCGAAGTGGCCCGCTTCGGACGGAAGGCGACGGACGTCACGCTCCTGGGCTTCAATGCCGGGGCGTTCCAGAACGAGATGGGCATCACGAGCAGCATCGCGCCGGCCGAACAGCGGCTCGCCGGCATCCCGTTCCCGTTCGACGAAACCATCGATCCGATTCCCGGGCCGGAGATCAGCGACGACGACCTCGCTCTCGCGACGGATTTCGTGCGCTTCCTGGCGCCGCCGCCCCAGCTCCACGGCGGCCCGGACGCGAACGACGGACGCCAACTGTTTTCGTCGATCGGCTGCGCCACCTGTCACGTGCCCAGCCTCCGCACCGGTCCGTCGTCCATCGCGGCGCTCAGCAACGTGAACGTTCAGGCATTCACCGATTTGCTGCTGCACGACATGGGACCGGGACTCGCCGACATTTGTCGCGGCGGCGCCGGCGCCTCGGAGTTCCGCACTGAACCGCTCATGGGTCTTCGATTTCGCACGCACTTTTTGCACGATGCGCGTTCGCCGACGCTCGAGGACGCGATCGCGCAGCACGGCGGTGAAGCATCCCGGTCGCGCGATCGATTCGCCGGTCTCAAAACGAACCAGAAAGCCGCGCTCATCGCGTATCTCAAGACGCTATGA
- a CDS encoding glycosyl hydrolase — MIRRLVRAGVSAMLAFGGVAAAVGLTRGAERPGYLLRTAATDSVILKSLRWRSLGPEHSGRSIAISGVKGQPKVGYFGATGGGLWKTTDGGERWTNVTDGQIKSSSVGAVAVSETDPNVVFIGMGESCLRGDVQPGDGVYKSTDAGKTWTHVGFSNSDAISRIRIHPTNPNIVFVADFGKYGVPSEERGVFKSTDGGQTWKKVLFTGPNVGAADVEIDRTNPNIMYASLWEAYRKEWMMSSGGPGSALYKSTDGGETWTDITHVSGLPAGIDGKIGISISPVDPNRVFALVENENGGLFRTDDGGTTWSLVNNERRFRQRAFYYTHVFADTKNKDLVYVENVGTFRSRDGGKTFAQQQFAGGDSHDLWIDPDDDNHVLHAADPGGDITFNAQADNPTWTAKTVATGQFYHVVATSHVPYFVCGSQQDASETCVPTAPTFGGRGGGGGRGGGAADFSPGGSEDGYIAPDPRDPDVFYSGTNANGGGFLTKLNRRTGEVREVSPYPRMFSGEESAVIKERWQWTYPIIFSPVDKKSLYTGSQHLWKTTNGGDSWERISPDLTRHDPKTMGPSGGPITRDMNGPEVYAVIFSIAPSKRTTNVIWTGSDDGVVSVTKDGGKSWSNVTPKDMPDFGRVSLIDASAFDSATAYVAVKRFLLDDKAPYIYRTHDMGKTWTKIVTGIRGDDFVHAVREDPARKGLLYAATQHGVYVSFDDGDHWESLNLNLADVPMWDLIVTERDIAVSSHGRGFWILDNIEPLRQYSATTMAGADPVLFKPAAAYRSGTQATIQYVLKQPAQNVRIEILDAKGQVIRSYPDTANAGGRGGRGGGRATLNAANAGVPGGGADSAAGGEAAGGGRGGRGGGRGGFGGGAANPGRVAGLNTFNWDLQYAGSTTFPGMILWGGSTNGPSAPPGKYTVRLIADGKTLTQPLIVKRNPNHDATDADLQAQFALAIQLRDKVSEANASVVQSRAIKTQVDDRLKKSQDDKLKAAGDKLSTDLNAVEEEIYQVRNQSGQDPLNFPIKVNNRLAALLGVVSRGDAKPIASAYPIFNDLKGELKTQTDRLTIILKTDLPAFNAEAKRLGLDPIVINKQSVVF, encoded by the coding sequence ATGATTCGACGGCTTGTTCGAGCCGGCGTGTCGGCGATGCTGGCGTTCGGCGGTGTCGCCGCCGCGGTTGGATTGACCCGTGGCGCAGAGCGTCCGGGCTACCTGCTTCGCACCGCAGCAACCGACTCGGTGATCCTGAAAAGTCTGCGATGGCGGAGCCTTGGACCGGAGCACAGCGGCCGGTCGATCGCGATCTCCGGCGTCAAGGGCCAGCCCAAAGTGGGCTACTTCGGCGCGACCGGCGGAGGCCTGTGGAAGACCACCGACGGCGGCGAGCGGTGGACCAACGTCACCGACGGGCAGATCAAGAGCTCGTCCGTCGGCGCCGTGGCCGTCTCTGAGACGGATCCGAACGTCGTCTTCATTGGGATGGGCGAGTCGTGCCTCCGCGGCGACGTTCAGCCGGGCGACGGCGTCTACAAATCGACCGACGCCGGGAAGACGTGGACGCACGTCGGCTTCTCGAACTCGGACGCAATCTCGCGGATCCGCATCCATCCGACGAATCCGAACATCGTCTTCGTCGCCGACTTCGGGAAATACGGCGTGCCGAGCGAGGAGCGCGGCGTCTTCAAGAGCACAGACGGCGGCCAAACGTGGAAGAAGGTGTTGTTCACGGGCCCGAACGTCGGCGCGGCCGACGTGGAGATCGACCGCACAAATCCGAACATCATGTACGCCTCACTCTGGGAGGCGTATCGAAAAGAGTGGATGATGTCGAGCGGCGGCCCGGGAAGCGCTCTGTACAAATCCACCGACGGCGGCGAGACCTGGACCGACATCACGCACGTCAGCGGTTTGCCGGCCGGCATCGACGGGAAAATCGGCATCTCCATTTCGCCGGTCGATCCGAACCGCGTCTTCGCGCTCGTCGAAAACGAGAACGGCGGCTTGTTCCGCACCGACGACGGCGGCACGACCTGGTCGCTCGTCAACAACGAGCGCCGCTTCCGGCAGCGCGCGTTCTACTACACGCACGTCTTCGCCGACACCAAGAACAAGGATCTCGTCTACGTCGAGAACGTCGGCACGTTCCGCTCGCGCGACGGCGGCAAGACGTTCGCGCAGCAGCAATTCGCCGGCGGCGACTCGCACGATCTGTGGATCGATCCCGACGACGACAATCACGTGCTGCACGCGGCCGATCCGGGCGGCGACATCACCTTCAACGCGCAGGCCGACAACCCGACGTGGACGGCGAAGACCGTTGCGACCGGACAGTTCTATCACGTCGTCGCGACGTCGCACGTCCCGTACTTCGTGTGCGGTTCGCAGCAAGACGCGAGCGAAACCTGCGTCCCGACGGCGCCGACGTTCGGCGGTCGAGGAGGAGGAGGAGGCCGTGGCGGCGGGGCGGCGGACTTTAGTCCCGGCGGTTCCGAGGACGGCTACATCGCGCCCGATCCGCGCGATCCCGACGTTTTTTATTCGGGCACGAACGCGAACGGCGGCGGCTTTCTGACCAAGCTCAATCGACGAACGGGCGAGGTCCGCGAGGTGAGCCCGTATCCGCGCATGTTCTCCGGCGAAGAATCCGCCGTGATCAAGGAGCGCTGGCAGTGGACGTACCCGATCATCTTCTCGCCGGTCGACAAGAAATCGCTCTACACCGGCTCGCAGCATCTGTGGAAGACCACCAACGGTGGCGACAGCTGGGAGCGCATCAGCCCGGACCTCACGCGTCACGACCCGAAGACGATGGGTCCGTCGGGTGGTCCGATCACGCGCGACATGAACGGCCCCGAGGTCTACGCGGTGATCTTCTCGATCGCGCCCTCCAAGCGCACGACGAATGTCATCTGGACCGGGTCCGACGACGGCGTCGTCAGCGTCACGAAAGATGGCGGCAAGTCGTGGAGCAACGTCACGCCGAAGGACATGCCCGATTTCGGCCGAGTGAGCCTGATCGACGCGTCGGCTTTTGATTCGGCCACCGCGTACGTGGCGGTGAAACGATTCCTCCTCGACGACAAGGCGCCGTACATCTACCGCACCCACGACATGGGCAAGACGTGGACGAAGATCGTCACCGGCATCCGGGGCGACGACTTCGTGCACGCGGTGCGCGAGGATCCGGCGCGAAAAGGCCTTCTCTACGCGGCGACGCAGCACGGTGTTTACGTCTCGTTCGACGACGGCGACCACTGGGAGTCGCTCAACCTGAATCTTGCCGACGTCCCGATGTGGGACCTCATCGTGACCGAGCGCGACATCGCGGTCTCGTCGCACGGTCGCGGGTTCTGGATCCTCGACAACATCGAGCCGCTGCGGCAATACAGCGCGACGACGATGGCCGGCGCCGACCCGGTGCTGTTCAAGCCGGCGGCCGCGTATCGATCCGGCACGCAGGCGACGATTCAGTACGTGCTCAAGCAGCCCGCGCAAAACGTTCGCATCGAGATCCTCGACGCGAAGGGTCAGGTCATCCGCAGTTATCCGGATACCGCGAACGCCGGTGGTCGGGGTGGCCGTGGTGGTGGACGCGCGACGCTCAACGCGGCCAACGCAGGCGTTCCGGGTGGCGGTGCTGATTCGGCCGCGGGCGGTGAAGCGGCCGGCGGCGGTCGCGGAGGCCGAGGCGGTGGACGCGGCGGCTTCGGTGGCGGGGCCGCGAACCCCGGACGCGTCGCGGGGCTCAATACGTTCAACTGGGACCTTCAGTACGCCGGGTCGACGACATTCCCGGGAATGATTCTGTGGGGCGGATCGACCAATGGCCCGTCGGCGCCGCCGGGGAAATACACGGTTCGGCTCATCGCCGACGGCAAGACCCTCACGCAGCCGCTCATCGTCAAGCGCAATCCGAATCACGACGCGACCGACGCCGATCTCCAAGCACAGTTCGCGCTGGCGATCCAATTGCGCGACAAGGTCAGCGAAGCGAACGCCTCCGTCGTGCAGTCGCGCGCCATCAAGACGCAGGTGGACGACCGGCTCAAGAAGTCGCAGGACGACAAGCTCAAGGCGGCCGGCGACAAGCTGTCGACGGACCTGAACGCCGTCGAAGAGGAGATCTATCAGGTGCGGAATCAGAGTGGTCAGGATCCGCTCAACTTCCCGATCAAAGTCAACAACCGGCTCGCCGCGCTGCTCGGCGTCGTGTCGCGTGGAGACGCCAAGCCGATCGCCAGCGCCTATCCGATCTTCAACGACCTCAAGGGTGAGCTGAAGACGCAAACCGACCGGCTCACGATCATCCTCAAGACAGATCTGCCGGCGTTCAACGCGGAAGCCAAGCGGCTGGGGCTCGACCCGATCGTGATCAACAAGCAGTCGGTGGTTTTCTAG
- a CDS encoding amidohydrolase family protein: MRSPSSFGIRQLVVAILAAPATLIAQRPTIAAAVRPFVQVDTNVVALTHVRVIDGTGSPARTDQTVVIRDGRIAALGPSASTSAPASALVMDLSGKSVIPGLVMVHEHLFYPTGPGVYAYLAESFTRLYLAGGVTSMRSGGNMNGFGEIGVKRAIDRGERAGPWIDATAPYLEGPGLNLPQVHELTDAADARRLVDYWTDMGASSLKAYMHITRDELKAAIDEGHKRGIKTTGHLCSVTYREAAELGIDDLEHGFFASTDFVAGKKPDICPGQGVGQASIAALDTAGAPFRSLVAELVKRHVAMTSTLTVFETFTAGRPEPPGLDVLVPELRDQFQQQRTRAAQNSARSNYAALFPKERAMEISFLRAGGLLISGTDPTGGGGVIPGYSDQRQIELLAEGGLSPVEAIKVGTLNGATYLGRADKIGSITTGKQADLVVIDGDPSARIEDIRKVSLVFKQGIGYDPAKLIASVKGKVGLF, translated from the coding sequence ATGCGCTCACCATCCTCCTTCGGCATTCGGCAGCTCGTCGTCGCCATTTTGGCGGCGCCCGCAACCCTGATCGCACAGCGGCCGACCATCGCCGCCGCTGTGCGACCATTCGTTCAGGTCGACACGAACGTCGTCGCGCTGACGCACGTTCGCGTGATCGACGGCACCGGCTCGCCGGCTCGCACGGATCAAACGGTCGTGATTCGTGACGGGCGGATCGCCGCGCTCGGACCGTCGGCGTCGACGAGCGCGCCGGCGAGCGCTCTCGTGATGGATCTCTCAGGGAAGTCGGTGATTCCGGGACTCGTCATGGTCCACGAGCATCTCTTCTACCCGACCGGACCGGGCGTCTACGCATATCTCGCCGAGAGCTTCACTCGCCTCTACCTCGCCGGCGGCGTGACGTCGATGCGCAGCGGCGGGAACATGAATGGGTTCGGCGAAATCGGGGTGAAGCGGGCGATCGACCGCGGTGAACGTGCGGGCCCGTGGATCGACGCGACCGCGCCGTACCTCGAGGGGCCCGGGCTGAATTTGCCGCAGGTGCACGAGCTGACGGACGCCGCCGACGCGCGGCGCCTCGTCGACTACTGGACGGACATGGGGGCGTCGTCGCTCAAGGCGTACATGCACATCACGCGCGATGAGCTCAAGGCGGCGATCGACGAGGGACACAAGCGCGGCATCAAGACGACGGGCCATCTCTGCTCGGTCACCTATCGCGAGGCCGCCGAGCTCGGGATCGACGACTTGGAACACGGCTTCTTCGCGTCCACGGACTTCGTCGCCGGCAAGAAGCCGGACATTTGCCCGGGGCAAGGCGTCGGGCAAGCGTCGATCGCCGCGCTCGACACGGCCGGCGCTCCGTTCAGGTCGCTCGTCGCGGAGCTGGTGAAGCGACACGTCGCAATGACATCCACGTTGACGGTCTTCGAGACGTTCACAGCCGGCCGGCCGGAGCCGCCCGGACTCGACGTGCTGGTGCCGGAGCTCCGCGACCAATTCCAGCAGCAGCGCACCCGCGCCGCGCAGAACAGCGCGCGGTCGAACTACGCCGCGCTCTTTCCGAAGGAGCGCGCGATGGAGATCAGCTTCCTTCGAGCGGGTGGGCTGCTGATCTCCGGGACGGATCCGACCGGCGGCGGCGGCGTGATTCCCGGCTACTCGGACCAACGACAGATCGAATTACTCGCCGAGGGCGGACTTTCGCCTGTCGAGGCGATCAAGGTCGGCACGCTGAACGGCGCGACGTACCTCGGCCGGGCCGACAAGATCGGTTCGATCACCACCGGCAAGCAGGCCGATCTCGTCGTGATCGACGGCGACCCGTCGGCGCGCATCGAGGACATTCGAAAAGTCTCACTCGTGTTCAAGCAAGGCATCGGCTACGACCCGGCCAAGCTCATCGCGTCGGTGAAAGGAAAGGTCGGGTTGTTCTAG
- a CDS encoding MaoC family dehydratase: protein MTRPPTVGQRASRSLTLSGKHVEIFAELTGDYNPLHFDTAFAERTRFGALVVQGGLTTGLLHALVAMDLPGPGSVFLSQNWKFTAPVYIGDTITANAEVVSVHPSKPVTQLRCVVTRQTGETVLEGEAWCYTMAAKNGDGDAPAAR from the coding sequence ATGACGAGACCGCCGACGGTCGGTCAACGCGCGAGCCGTTCGCTCACGCTCTCCGGGAAGCACGTCGAGATTTTCGCCGAGCTCACTGGCGACTACAATCCACTGCACTTCGACACCGCGTTCGCCGAACGGACGCGGTTCGGCGCGCTCGTCGTGCAAGGCGGGTTGACGACCGGTTTGCTCCACGCGCTGGTCGCGATGGATCTGCCGGGACCGGGGTCGGTCTTCCTCAGCCAGAACTGGAAGTTCACCGCCCCGGTCTACATCGGCGACACGATCACCGCGAACGCCGAAGTCGTGAGCGTCCACCCCTCCAAGCCTGTTACGCAGCTTCGATGCGTGGTCACTCGGCAGACGGGCGAGACGGTGCTCGAAGGCGAGGCATGGTGCTATACGATGGCGGCGAAGAACGGTGACGGCGATGCTCCAGCCGCCCGGTAG
- a CDS encoding amidohydrolase family protein, producing MRRLPPLLALALTAGSAVAQTAVVSGTRPARLIIRNATVVDGNGTPAKGPFDIVVQGGMITQLVALDPVALGRNGADRRPRADANTAEIDASGKYVLPGLINAHAHLQDERGGTAQPIEYEFKIWLACGITAVRDVGSDTRKALAWRDASNKGTLQAPRIFVYPQFGRPTNADSARARVRSLKAMGADGIKLLGIDRDIMQVMEDEAHKEGLRIAHHVGVEETNAWDDIHFGTTSIEHWYGIPDAAIVDGVQNFPSYYNYNNETDRFRWAGHLWREADPARLQMVLDSMVARHVAWVPTFDIYEASRDLQRAKTQPWFGDYLHPTLEEYFKPDPANHGSYFFGWTSTDETFWKENYRIWMSAVRDFERKGGLVGAGDDAGFIYQMYGFGLLRELELHQEAGFNPIKVVQHATFNNARILGKETELGRVRQGFKADLIVVNGNPLENLKVLYPTGVDDIKNGKPVHTGGVEWTIKDGIPYHGPTLMAEVKQLVARARADRRTKADRTDKSERNR from the coding sequence ATGCGGCGCCTCCCTCCTTTGCTGGCATTGGCGCTCACCGCTGGTTCGGCCGTCGCGCAGACGGCGGTCGTCAGCGGGACGCGTCCGGCACGACTGATCATCAGAAACGCTACCGTCGTCGACGGAAACGGCACCCCCGCAAAGGGCCCGTTCGACATCGTCGTGCAGGGCGGGATGATCACGCAGTTGGTCGCGCTCGATCCGGTTGCGCTCGGGCGCAACGGCGCAGATCGCCGACCGCGTGCCGACGCGAACACGGCGGAGATCGACGCGAGCGGCAAGTACGTATTGCCCGGGCTGATCAACGCGCACGCGCACCTGCAAGATGAACGCGGCGGCACCGCGCAGCCGATCGAGTACGAGTTCAAGATCTGGCTCGCGTGCGGCATCACCGCGGTGCGCGACGTCGGCAGCGACACGAGGAAGGCGCTGGCGTGGCGAGATGCGAGCAACAAGGGCACGCTCCAGGCGCCGCGCATCTTCGTCTATCCGCAGTTCGGCCGGCCGACCAACGCCGATTCGGCGCGCGCTCGCGTGCGTTCACTCAAGGCAATGGGCGCCGACGGCATCAAGCTGCTCGGCATCGACCGCGACATCATGCAGGTGATGGAGGACGAAGCGCACAAGGAAGGACTGCGCATCGCGCATCACGTCGGTGTCGAGGAGACGAACGCCTGGGACGACATTCACTTCGGCACGACCAGCATCGAGCATTGGTACGGCATCCCCGACGCGGCGATCGTCGACGGCGTCCAGAATTTTCCGTCGTACTACAACTACAACAACGAGACGGACCGTTTCCGATGGGCCGGACATCTGTGGCGCGAGGCCGACCCGGCGCGGCTGCAGATGGTGCTCGACTCGATGGTCGCGCGACATGTCGCGTGGGTGCCGACGTTCGACATTTATGAGGCGTCGCGCGATCTGCAGCGCGCGAAAACGCAGCCCTGGTTCGGCGACTACCTCCATCCGACGCTCGAGGAGTACTTCAAGCCCGACCCGGCGAACCACGGATCGTACTTCTTCGGCTGGACGTCGACCGACGAAACGTTCTGGAAAGAGAACTATAGAATCTGGATGAGCGCCGTCCGCGACTTCGAGCGAAAGGGCGGACTTGTCGGCGCGGGAGACGACGCCGGGTTCATCTACCAGATGTACGGCTTCGGGTTGCTGCGCGAGCTCGAGCTGCACCAGGAAGCCGGCTTCAATCCGATCAAGGTCGTCCAGCACGCGACTTTCAACAACGCGCGCATCCTCGGCAAAGAAACCGAATTGGGTCGCGTTCGTCAGGGATTCAAGGCGGATCTGATCGTGGTAAACGGCAATCCGCTCGAGAACCTGAAGGTCCTCTACCCAACCGGCGTGGACGACATCAAGAACGGCAAGCCGGTGCACACCGGCGGTGTCGAGTGGACGATCAAGGACGGCATCCCCTATCACGGTCCCACGCTCATGGCCGAGGTGAAGCAGCTCGTCGCCAGGGCTCGCGCGGACCGCCGAACGAAGGCAGACCGAACCGACAAGAGTGAACGAAACCGCTGA
- a CDS encoding DUF1761 domain-containing protein: protein MSINYLAVLVSAVVIFILGGLWFSLLFAKPWLRMMGVSDPQRSPGAALFVQFFVCALLTSWTMAMILSHAGAMEAGRAVGFGLICWLGFAGATSYSTAKAGKKPVALWAIETGYNLVSFVLAAVILSAWH, encoded by the coding sequence ATGTCGATCAACTATCTCGCGGTGCTGGTGTCCGCCGTCGTGATCTTCATCCTCGGCGGGTTGTGGTTCTCGCTGCTCTTCGCGAAGCCTTGGCTGCGCATGATGGGCGTGAGCGATCCGCAGCGCTCGCCTGGCGCCGCGCTGTTCGTGCAGTTCTTCGTCTGCGCGCTGCTGACGTCGTGGACGATGGCGATGATTCTGAGCCACGCGGGCGCGATGGAAGCGGGTCGCGCGGTCGGGTTTGGGCTCATTTGCTGGCTTGGTTTTGCCGGTGCGACGAGCTACTCGACCGCGAAAGCGGGCAAGAAGCCTGTTGCATTATGGGCCATCGAGACTGGATACAACCTCGTCTCGTTCGTGCTCGCGGCGGTCATTCTTTCCGCCTGGCATTGA